Proteins encoded within one genomic window of Elstera cyanobacteriorum:
- a CDS encoding glycerophosphodiester phosphodiesterase family protein — protein sequence MVDLGLPPIIGHRGARGLAPENTLSGLKAAFGQGVRYVEIDAKLTQDGVVILMHDETLDRTTNGSGAVAETPYALIHTLNAAKAFPDLAPEPPPTLVEVLELVQSVGGGINIEIKPCPGRERETAAAVIDVVRATWRQPILPLLSSFQRASLEACRDLAPDLPRGYLSEIEGEDWVAEAKSLGCTTLNLGWKMLTPAQVPGLIASGLPLLLWTVNEPEVARAFLAAGATAIITDRPDIVCA from the coding sequence ATGGTCGATCTAGGGCTGCCGCCAATCATTGGGCATCGGGGCGCGCGCGGGCTTGCGCCGGAAAATACGCTCAGCGGGCTAAAGGCCGCTTTCGGGCAAGGGGTGCGCTATGTCGAGATCGACGCCAAGCTGACCCAGGACGGCGTGGTCATTCTAATGCATGACGAAACCCTGGACCGCACCACGAATGGCAGCGGCGCGGTTGCCGAAACCCCCTATGCGTTGATCCATACGCTGAATGCCGCAAAAGCCTTCCCCGATCTGGCCCCAGAACCGCCGCCGACTTTGGTGGAAGTGCTGGAGTTGGTGCAGTCGGTCGGGGGTGGCATCAATATCGAAATCAAACCCTGCCCAGGCCGGGAGCGGGAAACCGCCGCCGCCGTGATCGACGTGGTGCGCGCCACTTGGCGCCAACCGATCTTGCCGCTGCTCTCCTCCTTCCAGCGCGCGTCGTTGGAAGCCTGCCGCGATCTCGCCCCCGATCTGCCGCGCGGCTACCTGTCGGAAATCGAGGGCGAAGATTGGGTTGCCGAAGCCAAAAGCCTCGGGTGCACGACCTTGAACCTCGGGTGGAAGATGCTCACCCCTGCGCAGGTTCCGGGGCTGATCGCGTCCGGCCTGCCGCTGCTATTGTGGACGGTGAACGAGCCGGAGGTTGCCCGCGCTTTCCTGGCCGCTGGGGCGACCGCCATTATCACCGACCGGCCTGACATTGTTTGCGCCTGA
- a CDS encoding NAD(P)H-dependent oxidoreductase has protein sequence MPHLLLVAAHPDPDSFTLALARRMAAAATAAGATVTFHDLYRTAFDPRLTVAEARGQPSDDPLVKAHIHDLVTADALIVLHPNWWGGPPALLKGWIDRVFAPGAAYDFEKKIDEGGLPIPLLRTRAALIVNTSNTAEAREATVFGDPLERMWRDCLLGFCGVQGIDRWVLRIIATSTPEQRAAWLSDAECRVMALLQALTSPRPA, from the coding sequence ATGCCGCACCTGCTGCTCGTCGCCGCCCATCCCGACCCGGACAGTTTCACCCTGGCCCTGGCCCGGCGGATGGCGGCGGCGGCGACCGCAGCGGGCGCGACGGTCACCTTCCACGATCTCTACCGCACCGCGTTCGACCCGCGTCTGACGGTGGCCGAAGCGCGCGGCCAGCCCAGCGACGATCCGTTGGTGAAGGCCCATATTCACGATTTGGTAACGGCGGACGCGCTGATCGTTCTTCACCCCAATTGGTGGGGCGGGCCGCCCGCGCTGCTAAAAGGCTGGATCGACCGGGTTTTCGCCCCGGGGGCAGCCTATGATTTCGAAAAGAAGATCGACGAGGGCGGTCTACCGATCCCGCTGCTGCGCACCCGCGCGGCCCTGATCGTCAATACCAGCAATACCGCCGAGGCGCGCGAGGCAACCGTTTTCGGCGACCCGCTAGAGCGGATGTGGCGCGACTGCCTGCTTGGCTTCTGCGGGGTGCAGGGTATCGACCGCTGGGTGCTGCGCATCATCGCCACCAGCACGCCGGAACAACGGGCCGCGTGGCTATCCGATGCCGAATGCCGGGTGATGGCCTTGCTTCAAGCGCTTACCAGCCCGCGCCCTGCGTAA
- a CDS encoding methyl-accepting chemotaxis protein, whose translation MSLLADTRLFWKQTTLIAVQAVLTLIVGLMGIRAAATPAAADHLQIVMIVCIVFGCAQGLVIARFGIGNPLRAAIAALRGLAAGDVNTAIPMVRRRDEIGDVLRAAEIFRENLAQINRLDAEKRTAEANAEAEKRRLLEDLANSFEQSVRGVCHSVSHAADTLNGTAREMAALSEQTSRQSQMVSSATDQAAHSVQTVASASEELAASIGEIGRQVTQSATIASTAAGDARRTTESVTGMVAAAQKINEVVHLINEIAAQTNLLALNATIEAARAGEAGRGFAVVASEIKSLATQTSKATEDIAEQAETIQTATRGAAESIQGIAATILKINDISSGIAAAVEQQSAATREITRNVQEAARSTEDVSRTIAGVSQAAGQAGSSAAQVLTATSGLTRESSHLMQEVDRFIARIRAV comes from the coding sequence ATGAGCCTGCTGGCAGATACCCGTCTGTTTTGGAAGCAGACGACCTTAATCGCCGTCCAAGCCGTTTTAACGCTGATTGTCGGCCTGATGGGCATCCGCGCCGCCGCAACCCCGGCAGCCGCCGATCACTTGCAGATCGTTATGATCGTTTGCATTGTTTTCGGCTGTGCCCAAGGGTTGGTGATCGCGCGCTTCGGCATCGGGAACCCCTTACGGGCGGCGATTGCCGCCCTGCGTGGCTTGGCGGCGGGCGACGTAAACACCGCGATTCCAATGGTCCGCCGCCGCGATGAAATTGGCGACGTGCTGCGCGCGGCGGAAATCTTCCGGGAGAATCTGGCCCAGATCAACCGGCTGGACGCGGAAAAGCGCACCGCCGAAGCCAATGCCGAAGCCGAAAAGCGCCGCCTGCTGGAAGATCTCGCCAATAGTTTCGAACAATCGGTGCGCGGCGTCTGCCATTCGGTCAGTCATGCCGCCGATACGCTGAACGGCACCGCGCGGGAAATGGCGGCGCTGTCCGAACAAACGTCGCGCCAATCGCAGATGGTCAGTTCAGCGACCGATCAGGCGGCCCATTCGGTGCAGACCGTCGCCTCCGCCTCGGAAGAGCTGGCGGCGTCCATCGGCGAGATTGGGCGACAGGTCACGCAATCGGCGACCATTGCCAGCACAGCGGCGGGCGACGCGCGGCGGACGACCGAATCGGTCACCGGCATGGTCGCGGCGGCACAGAAGATTAACGAAGTCGTTCACCTCATCAACGAAATCGCCGCGCAAACCAATCTGCTGGCGCTGAATGCCACCATCGAAGCGGCGCGGGCGGGAGAGGCGGGGCGCGGCTTTGCCGTCGTCGCGTCCGAAATCAAATCGCTCGCCACCCAAACCTCGAAAGCGACCGAGGATATCGCCGAGCAGGCGGAAACCATTCAGACCGCCACGCGCGGCGCCGCCGAATCGATCCAGGGCATCGCCGCGACCATTTTGAAAATCAACGATATTTCGAGCGGTATTGCTGCCGCCGTCGAACAGCAATCAGCGGCCACGCGCGAAATCACCCGCAATGTGCAGGAAGCCGCGCGTTCGACCGAAGACGTGAGCCGCACCATCGCGGGCGTGTCGCAGGCCGCCGGGCAAGCCGGATCGAGCGCCGCGCAAGTGCTGACCGCAACCTCGGGACTGACGCGCGAATCCTCGCATCTGATGCAGGAAGTGGATCGCTTTATCGCCCGAATTCGCGCGGTATGA
- a CDS encoding DUF484 family protein gives MDERSAEQSGRTGEGSGKSKADALTDAAVLTYLRRNPDFLVRHPDIAGVLLPPVRAMGDGVVDLQQFIVQKLRSDISRLKLNQRKLIATSRNNLVSQGRVHAAIIALIGARSFEDFITVLTDELASLLDVDAVGFCLEATGDGSVAANSNVRLLPAGYIDQTLGSEPILLRADITGEPEIYGEELAGLARSDALIRLHISSHAPPALLALGARRPGIFHPGQGTELISFLAETVEITTRAWLDLED, from the coding sequence ATGGACGAGCGCAGCGCGGAACAGAGCGGACGGACCGGCGAGGGCAGCGGCAAAAGTAAGGCCGATGCGCTAACCGATGCCGCCGTGCTGACCTATCTGCGCCGCAATCCCGATTTTCTGGTGCGGCACCCCGATATTGCCGGGGTGCTGCTACCGCCCGTGCGCGCGATGGGTGACGGGGTAGTCGATCTTCAGCAGTTCATTGTCCAAAAACTGCGGTCGGACATCAGCCGCTTGAAGCTCAATCAGCGCAAGCTGATCGCCACCAGCCGCAATAATCTGGTCAGCCAGGGCCGCGTGCATGCCGCGATCATTGCCTTGATCGGCGCGCGCAGTTTTGAAGATTTCATCACCGTGCTGACCGACGAACTCGCCAGCCTGCTCGATGTGGATGCCGTGGGTTTCTGCTTGGAAGCGACGGGCGACGGGTCGGTTGCGGCGAATAGCAATGTGCGCCTTCTGCCCGCTGGGTATATCGACCAGACGCTGGGCAGCGAACCCATTCTGCTGCGCGCCGATATTACTGGCGAGCCGGAGATTTACGGCGAAGAACTGGCGGGCCTCGCCCGGTCGGACGCGCTGATCCGCCTGCATATCTCCAGCCATGCCCCGCCCGCGCTACTGGCGCTGGGGGCGCGGCGTCCGGGTATTTTCCATCCGGGGCAGGGAACCGAACTCATCAGTTTCCTGGCCGAGACGGTGGAGATTACGACCCGCGCCTGGCTCGACCTCGAAGATTAA
- a CDS encoding TIGR00645 family protein yields the protein MKKAVEHRLEQLIFSSRWLMAPFYLGLIVSLALLLVKFVQELIHILPNILALKDTEVILAVLTLVDLSLAGNLLLMVIFAGYENFVSKIDTGDSEDRPEWMGKVDFSGLKLKLVASIVAISGIHLLKTFMNVHQVNKEDLGWQVGIHMAFVVSGVLLAYMDKLAHAAKDH from the coding sequence ATGAAAAAAGCCGTCGAACATCGCCTGGAGCAGTTGATTTTCAGCAGCCGCTGGCTGATGGCGCCCTTCTATCTGGGCCTTATCGTCTCGCTGGCGCTCTTGCTGGTGAAATTCGTTCAGGAACTGATCCATATCCTGCCGAATATCCTGGCGCTCAAGGATACCGAGGTTATTCTCGCGGTCCTAACGCTGGTCGATCTGTCGCTTGCGGGTAATCTGCTGCTGATGGTGATCTTTGCCGGGTACGAAAACTTCGTTTCCAAGATCGATACCGGCGATTCGGAAGATCGACCGGAATGGATGGGCAAAGTCGATTTCAGCGGCCTCAAGCTAAAGCTGGTGGCCTCCATCGTCGCCATCTCCGGCATTCACCTGCTGAAAACCTTCATGAATGTGCATCAGGTGAATAAGGAAGACCTTGGTTGGCAGGTCGGCATTCATATGGCCTTCGTTGTTTCCGGCGTGCTGCTGGCCTATATGGATAAGCTGGCGCATGCGGCGAAGGATCACTGA
- the fsa gene encoding fructose-6-phosphate aldolase has translation MKFFIDTADVAEIKALVPTGLVDGVTTNPSLVAKSGRKFTEVIAEICEIVEGPVSAEVAATDYETMLKEGLHLAAIASNVTVKLPLTVDGLKTCKALSDKGIQTNVTLCFSPAQALLAAKAGATFISPFVGRLDDIGHDGLGLIADILEIYSAYPQFTTEVLVASVRNPGHIIQAAKMGADVATLPPSLLWTLYKHPLTDKGLETFIKDWAGTGQSIL, from the coding sequence ATGAAGTTCTTTATCGATACGGCCGATGTTGCGGAAATCAAAGCCCTGGTCCCGACCGGGCTGGTGGATGGGGTCACGACCAACCCGTCCTTGGTAGCGAAATCCGGCCGGAAGTTCACGGAAGTTATTGCCGAAATCTGCGAGATCGTCGAAGGCCCGGTCTCAGCCGAAGTCGCCGCGACCGATTACGAGACGATGCTGAAGGAAGGGCTGCACCTCGCCGCCATCGCCAGCAATGTCACCGTGAAGCTGCCGCTGACCGTCGATGGGCTGAAGACCTGTAAGGCACTGTCCGACAAGGGCATCCAAACCAACGTCACCCTCTGCTTCTCCCCGGCGCAAGCGCTGCTGGCGGCGAAAGCGGGCGCGACCTTCATCTCCCCCTTCGTCGGGCGGCTCGATGATATTGGTCACGATGGTCTGGGGCTGATCGCCGATATTCTGGAAATCTATTCGGCCTATCCGCAGTTCACGACGGAAGTGCTCGTCGCCTCCGTGCGCAATCCCGGCCATATCATCCAGGCCGCTAAGATGGGCGCCGATGTGGCGACCCTGCCGCCTTCGCTGCTGTGGACGCTCTACAAGCATCCGCTGACCGACAAGGGGCTTGAGACCTTCATTAAGGATTGGGCCGGGACCGGCCAGTCGATCCTCTAG
- a CDS encoding permease, with protein MTHPANALAEHPHRGAHQRVAAVAALWLVTVIIAAQTGTLTRLYMPLIGGIVAVTILAPTLWYFRSPSLRAFVDSIGHRPLMLLHIWRIPAALAFFWYGAQDALPPLFWGLAGTGDLIAGGYAAWLATRPESRTQYVSFHRFGFADFVVAVGTGLTFTLLEDPRMGLIAELPLALIPLFGVGISGTTHLIAFDMLRRGTGLRTDA; from the coding sequence ATGACGCACCCTGCCAACGCACTCGCTGAACATCCCCATCGGGGGGCGCATCAGCGGGTCGCCGCTGTTGCCGCTCTCTGGCTCGTCACCGTTATCATCGCGGCACAGACCGGTACACTCACCCGTCTCTATATGCCGCTGATCGGGGGAATTGTTGCCGTAACCATACTGGCCCCGACCCTTTGGTACTTCCGGTCTCCTAGTCTGCGCGCCTTCGTGGATTCGATAGGGCATCGGCCCCTTATGCTCCTCCACATTTGGCGGATTCCCGCTGCTCTCGCTTTTTTCTGGTACGGCGCGCAGGACGCGTTACCCCCGTTGTTCTGGGGGCTCGCAGGAACGGGCGATTTAATTGCGGGGGGCTATGCGGCATGGCTTGCCACGCGACCGGAAAGCCGGACGCAATACGTATCGTTCCACCGTTTCGGCTTCGCTGATTTTGTCGTTGCTGTCGGTACTGGTCTTACGTTTACCCTGTTAGAAGATCCGCGTATGGGCCTCATCGCCGAACTTCCCTTGGCGCTCATTCCACTTTTTGGCGTCGGCATCTCTGGGACGACACACCTTATTGCCTTCGACATGCTGCGTCGGGGTACCGGGCTTCGTACCGACGCCTGA
- a CDS encoding TAXI family TRAP transporter solute-binding subunit produces the protein MSGFVFRFSPTRRGLLIGGTACLLASGRAAWGQDVPEQRFFRLAAGPLGSAAFALATGLATSLSNPLGGRGCDKGGSCGVPGLIVVAQGAAHGPARALDLLRGGQAEGALVFARDLASWLSAGDAGAQESLRALATLSAETLHVFLRQDDPASSLGDLIGQPLALAQGPEAGTGLARQVIGPAHLLKPGQRALLMPLEFALDALAEGEVRAAFATLWPGNALVSQRARSLPLKLLPVTPLASQRVLTAEVLPGALYPGVAGVETVGQPLVLVVRADLPDDFTEAFVRSLWAPTTLKTIGAAGAVGQISLAGARRSSVLAYHPGAMAAYAALVKKDQ, from the coding sequence ATGTCCGGCTTTGTCTTCCGCTTTTCCCCAACGCGCCGCGGTCTGCTGATCGGCGGGACGGCGTGCCTGCTTGCATCAGGGCGGGCCGCCTGGGGGCAAGACGTGCCGGAACAGCGGTTCTTCCGCCTCGCCGCCGGGCCGCTGGGAAGTGCCGCCTTTGCGCTAGCGACCGGGCTGGCCACCAGCCTCTCGAACCCCTTGGGCGGGCGGGGCTGCGATAAGGGCGGCAGTTGCGGCGTGCCGGGGCTTATCGTCGTGGCGCAGGGGGCCGCCCACGGCCCGGCCCGGGCGCTCGATCTCTTGCGCGGCGGGCAGGCAGAAGGGGCGTTGGTCTTTGCCCGCGATCTTGCCTCCTGGCTCTCGGCGGGTGACGCCGGGGCGCAGGAGTCGCTGCGGGCGCTTGCCACCCTGTCCGCCGAAACCCTGCATGTTTTTCTGCGGCAAGACGATCCGGCCAGCAGCCTCGGCGATCTGATCGGCCAACCGCTCGCCCTGGCGCAAGGGCCTGAGGCCGGAACCGGGCTGGCCCGGCAGGTCATCGGCCCCGCCCATCTGTTGAAACCCGGGCAGCGCGCTTTACTCATGCCGCTTGAGTTCGCCCTGGATGCCTTGGCGGAGGGGGAAGTGCGCGCCGCCTTCGCCACCCTCTGGCCGGGCAATGCGTTGGTCAGCCAGCGGGCGCGCAGCCTGCCGCTCAAACTGCTGCCGGTAACGCCGCTCGCCTCGCAGCGGGTTTTGACGGCGGAAGTGCTGCCCGGCGCGCTTTATCCCGGCGTTGCCGGGGTGGAGACGGTGGGCCAGCCGCTGGTTCTCGTCGTGCGCGCCGACCTGCCCGATGACTTCACCGAAGCCTTCGTCCGCTCGCTCTGGGCGCCGACGACGCTGAAAACCATCGGCGCTGCCGGCGCTGTCGGTCAAATCAGCCTCGCGGGGGCGCGGCGGTCCAGCGTTCTGGCCTATCACCCGGGGGCGATGGCCGCCTATGCCGCCCTCGTCAAAAAGGATCAGTGA
- a CDS encoding MarR family transcriptional regulator — protein MADAREPMKTATALDMWRLTTVEGVRRDSPDLTARQMAVMLTVYLTPPPHTVRGLAAQLNVSKPAITRALDRLSQLGLAKRKVDQTDRRSILVQRTVKGSIYLTEFGEIVTTTLRTLEL, from the coding sequence ATGGCCGATGCACGGGAACCGATGAAAACCGCGACGGCGCTCGATATGTGGCGCCTGACCACGGTGGAAGGGGTGCGGCGCGATTCGCCGGACCTGACCGCACGGCAAATGGCGGTGATGCTGACCGTCTATCTAACCCCGCCGCCCCATACGGTGCGGGGGCTTGCGGCGCAATTGAATGTATCGAAGCCCGCCATCACCCGCGCGCTCGACCGGCTATCGCAATTGGGCCTCGCCAAACGCAAGGTCGATCAGACCGACCGCCGCTCCATTCTGGTGCAGCGGACGGTCAAAGGGTCGATCTACCTTACCGAGTTCGGGGAAATCGTGACGACAACCTTGCGGACGCTGGAGCTTTAG
- a CDS encoding MarR family winged helix-turn-helix transcriptional regulator, producing MSTTPTPFDAATFCFCLAASKAARALARRYDEAFRPIGLTNGQFSILVGVALELPVGLGELADALGMDRTTLTAALKPLDRQGLVSITPDPKDARLRRLRLTERGKDVVAAALPIWAEVQAEVRARSDGIDVLGTLNRVSV from the coding sequence GTGAGCACGACCCCGACCCCCTTTGACGCTGCGACGTTCTGTTTCTGCCTTGCTGCCAGTAAGGCAGCCCGCGCCTTAGCACGGCGCTACGACGAAGCGTTTCGGCCTATTGGGCTTACGAACGGACAGTTCTCGATCTTGGTTGGCGTTGCACTCGAATTACCCGTCGGCCTAGGCGAATTGGCCGACGCGCTTGGGATGGATCGCACGACGCTAACTGCAGCCTTAAAGCCGCTCGATAGGCAGGGGCTGGTTTCAATTACGCCTGACCCGAAAGATGCCAGGCTAAGGCGGTTGCGATTGACCGAGCGGGGTAAGGACGTTGTGGCAGCGGCGCTGCCAATCTGGGCTGAAGTTCAAGCCGAAGTCCGGGCCCGGTCTGATGGCATCGATGTATTAGGTACGCTCAACCGCGTCAGTGTTTAG
- a CDS encoding UDP-glucuronic acid decarboxylase family protein, with protein sequence MFSAKRILVSGGAGFLGSHLCERLLNEGHDILCVDNYFTGTKANIAHLLDHPRFEVMRHDVTFPLYVEVDEIYNLACPASPIHYQFDPVQTTKTSVHGAINQLGLAKRVRAKIFLASTSEVYGDPTEHPQTESYRGNVNPIGPRACYDEGKRAAETLYFDYWRQHKLRIKVARIFNTYGPRMHPNDGRVVSNFIIQALQNEPITLYGDGSQTRSFCYQSDLIEGWVRLMNTGDEVTGPVNIGNPHEMTVRELAETIVRLTGSKSDLIYKPLPQDDPTRRRPDITLAKKLLDWEPKVALEDGLKETIAYFRKKLNG encoded by the coding sequence CCTCGGGTCGCACCTCTGCGAGCGCCTGCTGAATGAAGGCCACGACATTCTGTGCGTGGATAATTACTTCACGGGGACCAAGGCGAATATCGCCCATCTGCTCGATCATCCGCGCTTCGAAGTGATGCGCCACGATGTGACCTTCCCGCTGTATGTGGAAGTGGACGAGATTTATAATCTCGCCTGCCCGGCCTCGCCGATCCATTATCAGTTCGACCCGGTGCAGACGACGAAAACGTCGGTCCACGGCGCGATCAATCAACTCGGTCTCGCCAAGCGCGTGCGGGCGAAGATTTTCTTGGCCTCCACCTCGGAAGTTTACGGCGATCCGACCGAACATCCGCAGACCGAAAGCTATCGCGGCAACGTCAACCCCATCGGCCCGCGCGCCTGCTACGACGAAGGCAAACGCGCTGCCGAAACCCTGTATTTCGACTATTGGCGCCAGCATAAGCTGCGCATCAAAGTCGCGCGTATTTTCAACACCTACGGCCCGCGCATGCATCCCAACGATGGGCGTGTGGTGTCGAACTTCATCATTCAGGCCCTGCAAAACGAGCCGATCACCCTCTACGGCGACGGCAGCCAAACCCGGTCCTTCTGCTATCAGTCCGATCTGATCGAAGGTTGGGTGCGCCTGATGAATACCGGCGACGAGGTGACCGGCCCGGTCAATATCGGCAATCCCCACGAAATGACCGTGCGCGAGTTGGCCGAAACCATCGTGCGCTTGACGGGGTCTAAGTCCGATCTCATCTACAAGCCACTACCGCAGGACGACCCGACCCGCCGCCGCCCGGATATCACCCTGGCGAAGAAGCTGTTGGATTGGGAACCGAAGGTGGCGCTGGAAGACGGGCTGAAGGAAACCATCGCCTACTTCCGCAAGAAGCTGAACGGTTAG
- a CDS encoding leucyl aminopeptidase family protein, with product MSFALVDKAENPRLLYLATRDTLEGLLETLGADVRAWADSQGFTADPGSQLGLPDNGGVIVGMGDDSSPLGGADAEFWALGALPDSLPLGSYVLAHQPAEPTASRLALGWALGAYAFTRYKKRKRAPASLVWPEQANRERVTAMAEAVYLGRDLINTPAGDLGPKELAATARDVAEQHRASCSVITGDDLLIENYPAVHAVGRAATNGPRLIDLRWGDENHPKITLVGKGVCFDSGGLDIKPAGGMQLMKKDMGGAASVLALAHALMRAKLPIRLRVLIPAVENAISGNAFHPLDVLATRKGLTVEVGNTDAEGRLILCDALAEADREKPALLIDCATLTGAARVALGPDLPVIFTRHDALADDLQNKAAQQADPVWRLPLWPGYRRLLDSKVADLSSTGESSFNGAITAALFLAEFVDPSTKWVHIDMIAWNTRSRPGRPEGGEVQTIRALFALIEDYVTA from the coding sequence ATGAGCTTCGCTCTCGTCGATAAAGCCGAAAATCCCCGGCTTCTCTACCTCGCCACCCGAGACACGTTGGAAGGCTTGCTGGAAACCCTCGGTGCCGACGTTCGCGCCTGGGCCGACAGCCAAGGCTTTACCGCCGATCCGGGCAGCCAGCTTGGGTTACCGGACAACGGCGGGGTGATCGTCGGGATGGGCGACGACAGCAGCCCGCTGGGCGGGGCGGATGCGGAGTTCTGGGCGCTAGGCGCTTTGCCGGACAGCCTACCCCTCGGCAGCTATGTGCTGGCGCATCAGCCCGCCGAACCCACGGCGTCGCGCCTTGCGCTCGGTTGGGCGCTCGGGGCCTATGCTTTCACCCGCTATAAGAAGCGCAAACGCGCGCCTGCATCGCTGGTCTGGCCGGAACAGGCCAACCGCGAGCGGGTAACGGCAATGGCGGAAGCGGTCTATCTGGGCCGCGACCTGATCAATACCCCGGCGGGTGATCTGGGGCCGAAGGAACTGGCGGCAACCGCGCGCGACGTGGCCGAACAGCATCGCGCGAGTTGTTCCGTCATCACCGGCGATGATTTGCTGATCGAAAACTACCCGGCGGTCCACGCGGTCGGGCGGGCGGCGACCAATGGCCCGCGCCTGATCGATCTGCGCTGGGGTGATGAGAATCACCCGAAGATTACCTTGGTTGGTAAGGGCGTTTGCTTCGATTCGGGTGGGCTGGATATTAAGCCTGCGGGCGGCATGCAGCTTATGAAGAAGGATATGGGCGGCGCCGCCAGCGTACTCGCCCTTGCCCATGCGCTGATGCGGGCGAAACTGCCGATCCGCCTGCGCGTGCTGATCCCGGCGGTGGAAAATGCCATCTCCGGCAATGCCTTCCATCCGCTCGACGTGCTGGCGACGCGCAAAGGCCTGACGGTGGAGGTTGGCAATACCGATGCCGAAGGTCGCTTGATTCTCTGTGATGCCCTGGCCGAAGCCGACCGCGAAAAACCCGCGCTGCTGATCGATTGCGCTACCCTGACCGGTGCGGCCCGCGTCGCCCTGGGGCCGGACCTGCCGGTGATCTTCACCCGGCATGACGCGCTGGCCGACGATTTGCAGAATAAGGCCGCCCAGCAGGCCGATCCGGTCTGGCGTCTGCCGCTATGGCCGGGCTACCGTCGCTTGCTGGACAGCAAGGTCGCCGACCTTAGCTCGACCGGCGAAAGCAGTTTCAACGGCGCGATTACGGCAGCGCTGTTCTTGGCCGAATTCGTCGATCCCAGCACCAAGTGGGTGCATATCGATATGATCGCCTGGAACACCCGCAGCCGCCCAGGCCGCCCGGAAGGCGGGGAAGTGCAGACGATCCGGGCGCTGTTTGCCCTGATCGAAGATTATGTGACGGCCTAA
- a CDS encoding tyrosine recombinase XerC yields MLPAGLQLSAAADLTDSVTAWLTWLGAEKRASKHTLDGYGRDLAAFLLFLTEHHGALPTLASLAALTPADIRAFLARRTEAGISRASLARGLSALRSLFARLDQQGVLHNPVMAVIRTPRLPKAAPKALSEAEAADSLEHIAEIASEPWIGDRDLALITLLYGCGLRLGEALGLTRAEAPLSDVLRVRGKGNKERIVPVLPVITEAMRAYLAACPHPLPPDGPLFVGARGGPLNPGVVQRQVRRLRAALALPESATPHALRHSFATHLLASGGDLRTIQELLGHASLSTTQRYTEVDAARLLAVHRAAHPRSRRAVPTP; encoded by the coding sequence ATGCTGCCCGCCGGGCTTCAGCTTTCTGCTGCCGCCGATCTGACTGATAGCGTCACCGCGTGGTTAACATGGTTGGGGGCGGAAAAGCGTGCCTCCAAACACACGTTAGATGGTTATGGCCGCGACCTTGCGGCTTTCCTGCTGTTTTTGACCGAACATCACGGCGCGCTGCCGACGCTGGCCAGCCTTGCCGCCCTTACCCCCGCCGATATTCGCGCCTTCCTCGCCCGGCGAACGGAAGCCGGGATTTCCCGCGCCTCGCTGGCCCGGGGGCTGTCGGCCTTGCGCAGCCTCTTCGCCCGGCTGGATCAGCAGGGGGTGCTGCATAATCCGGTTATGGCGGTCATCCGCACGCCACGCCTGCCAAAAGCCGCCCCGAAAGCCCTGAGCGAGGCGGAAGCCGCCGATAGTCTGGAGCATATTGCGGAGATCGCCAGCGAACCCTGGATCGGCGACCGCGATTTGGCGCTGATCACCCTGCTCTACGGTTGCGGGCTGCGCTTGGGAGAGGCCCTTGGCCTGACGCGCGCCGAGGCCCCCCTGTCGGACGTGCTGCGCGTGCGCGGTAAGGGGAATAAGGAGCGGATCGTCCCGGTTTTGCCCGTCATCACCGAGGCGATGCGGGCCTATTTGGCCGCCTGCCCGCACCCGCTGCCGCCGGACGGGCCGCTGTTCGTCGGTGCGCGCGGCGGGCCGCTCAATCCGGGCGTTGTACAGCGGCAAGTTCGGCGCCTACGCGCGGCGCTCGCCCTGCCCGAAAGCGCGACGCCCCACGCCCTGCGCCATAGTTTTGCGACGCATCTTCTGGCCTCGGGCGGCGACCTGCGCACCATTCAGGAGCTGTTGGGCCACGCCTCGCTCTCGACAACCCAGCGCTATACAGAAGTCGATGCCGCGCGGCTTCTGGCGGTGCATCGCGCCGCCCATCCCCGCTCCCGCCGGGCCGTCCCAACGCCCTAA